Proteins encoded by one window of Aptenodytes patagonicus chromosome 9, bAptPat1.pri.cur, whole genome shotgun sequence:
- the ZMYM3 gene encoding zinc finger MYM-type protein 3 isoform X2, with the protein MDSSEFSGSLDPLSLPDKPLIGDLPADMEFGEDLLGSQTASTQEVSVLQPPDWDQSKQMTADGDLDLLVKADSLSELNKSNNLVLDKPSVLNMLEKPDVLDDLDKTADLMELDKSEGLDGLYKAHPSQDVEDGPVDSSALSREALVPETWKEGEDAPKNDSEDLKEDGGAAAIPALSDDNAPESPQQPIPDSGDLSSTPATEEIAAQSSCPPMPPPQPNLKQTKKMRLKAPRKSSPMQREGLAGEAEVKLSPDNSTAVLPPEPTEENQAEEGDDSGNNSLKESRVQEASPPAGEGLSGKGSELPTEKEQKRSERARRSETARPETVNSSESIPVSDEDSDAMVDDPNDEDFVPFRTRRSTRMSLRTQMAQRAARSTVTKMTCANCRTPLQKGQTAYQRKGLPQLFCSSSCLTTFSKKPPGKKICTFCKKEIWNTKDSVVAQIGSGGSFHEFCTSVCLSLYEAQQHRPAPQSADALDTSRCSVCHKPGEIQHEVSNGNVVHRICSDACFTKFRATKGLKTNCCDNCGLYIYNKGLPLEYLFHEGQQKRFCNSACLNSYKKKNTRVYPCMWCKTLCKNFDMLPNVDRSGKMGLFCSICCTTSHKVKQSGLVGPPRPCSFCRKSLSEPCYYNKTDRVVYQFCSPSCWTKFQDKVYQFCCKDCCEDFKRLRGVVSQCEHCKQEKLLHEKIRFSGVEKNFCSEGCVLLYKQDFTKNLGLCCITCTYCSQTCQRAVTEQLEGSTWDFCSEDCKSKYLLWYFKAARCHACKRQGKLLETIHWRGQIKHFCNQQCLLRFYNQQNQPNLDTQKGPESLLNSQTSEPKPPAPSPQKTDTNVLSAKTSSAQMSPTAPPPPPPPVPATPRKNKAAMCKPLMQNRGVSCKVEMKSKGCQTEADWKPQVIVLPIPVPIFVPVPMHMYCQKVPVPFSMPVPVPVPMFLPTTLESTDKIVETIEELKVKIPSNPLEADILAMAEMIAEAEELDKASSDLCDLVSNQSAEGLLEDCDLFGPARDDVLAMAVKMANVLDEPGQDLEADFPKNPLDINPSVDFLFDCGLVGPDDVSTEQDLPRAVRKGQKRLVLSESCSRDSVSSQPSCTVLNYSYGVNAWKSWVQAKYAGGETSKGEELRFGPKPMRIKEDILACTAAELNYGLAQFVKEITRPNGERYEPDSIYYLCLGIQQYLLENNRMVNIFTDLYYLTFVQELNKSLSGWQPTILPNNTVFSRVEEEHLWECKQLGVYSPFVLLNTLMFFNTKFFGLQTAEEHMQLSFTNVVRQSRKCTTARGMTKVVSIRYYAPAKQKKGRDGGSGKRKREEEVPMLEQRENRMNPLRCPVKFYEFYLSKCPESLRNRNDVFYLQPERSCIAESPLWYSVIPMDRSMLESMLNRILAVREIYEEHSRLSGLEDDMD; encoded by the exons ATGGATTCCAGTGAATTTTCGGGATCTTTGGACCCCCTGTCCTTGCCTGACAAGCCGCTTATTGGTGATCTCCCTGCTGACATGGAGTTTGGGGAAGATCTGCTGGGCTCACAAACAGCTTCTACCCAGGAAGTTTCAGTTCTTCAGCCCCCTGACTGGGATCAATCCAAGCAGATGACTGCAGATGGGGACTTGGACCTTCTGGTGAAAGCAGACAGCCTGTCTGAACTAAACAAATCAAACAACCTTGTTCTAGATAAACCTAGTGTCTTGAATATGCTGGAGAAACCTGATGTCTTAGATGACTTGGATAAAACTGCTGACTTGATGGAGCTAGATAAATCAGAGGGTCTGGATGGGCTGTATAAGGCACATCCTTCCCAGGATGTGGAGGATGGACCGGTGGACTCCTCTGCCCTCTCTAGAGAAGCCCTTGTTCCAGAAACAtggaaagaaggggaagatgCACCAAAAAATGATTCTGAGGACCTAAAGGAAgatggtggtgctgctgctaTTCCTGCACTGTCTGATGACAATGCCCCTGAATCACCCCAACAGCCCATTCCTGACTCAGGGGACCTCAGCAGTACCCCAGCCACAGAAGAAATCGCAGCACAATCCTCATGTCCACCAATGCCCCCCCCTCAACCCAATCTTAAACAGACAAAGAAGATGAGGTTGAAGGCACCAAGGAAAAGCTCACCCATGCagagggaagggctggcaggGGAAGCAGAGGTGAAACTGAGCCCAGACAACAGTACTGCAGTTTTGCCCCCTGAGCCCACGGAGGAAAaccaggcagaggaaggggatgACAGTGGGAACAACTCGCTTAAAGAAAGTCGTGTACAGGAAGCCTCACCACCAGCAG GAGAAGGCCTGTCTGGGAAGGGAAGCGAGCTGCCAACTGAGAAG GAGCAGAAAAGAAGTGAACGAGCCAGAAGATCAGAAACTGCCAGGCCTGAAACTGTGAACTCCTCTGAGAGCA TTCCGGTCTCTGACGAAGACTCTGATGCAATGGTGGATGATCCCAACGACGAGGATTTTGTTCCTTTTCGTACCCGACGCTCAACTCGTATGTCTTTACGTACTCAGATGGCTCAGCGAGCTGCCCGCTCTACTGTCACCAAGATGACTTGTGCCAACTGCCGGACCCCACTGCAGAAGGGCCAAACTGCCTACCAGCGTAAAGGGCTTCCTCAGCtcttctgctccagctcctgTCTCACCACCTTCTCAAAAAAACCACCTGGCAAGAAGATATGCACCTTCTGTAAAAA GGAGATCTGGAACACCAAGGACTCTGTGGTTGCCCAGATCGGTTCAGGCGGCTCTTTCCACGAGTTCTGCACCTCTGTCTGCCTCTCCCTCTATGaggcccagcagcacagaccaGCACCTCAGTCTGCAGATGCCTTGGACACCAGCCGCTGCAGCGTCTGCCACAAACCTGGCGAG ATCCAGCATGAGGTCAGCAATGGGAACGTGGTTCACCGCATCTGCAGCGACGCCTGCTTCACCAAGTTCCGGGCCACTAAGGGGCTGAAAACCAACTGCTGTGACAACTGTGGACTTTACATCTACAACAAGGGCTTGCCCCTGGAGTACCTCTTCCATGAAGGCCAGCAAAAACGCTTCTGCAACTCTGCCTGTCTCAACAGTTACAAGAAG AAGAACACTCGGGTCTACCCATGCATGTGGTGCAAGACGCTGTGCAAGAACTTCGACATGCTGCCCAACGTGGATCGTAGTGGCAAGATGGGCCTGTTCTGCTCCATTTGCTGCACTACCTCCCACAAAGTGAAGCAGTCAGGCTTGGTTG GTCCCCCTAGACCCTGCAGCTTCTGCAGAAAGAGTTTATCTGAACCCTGCTATTACAACAAGACAGACCGGGTTGTCTACCAGttctgcagccccagctgctggacCAAATTCCAG GACAAGGTGTATCAGTTCTGCTGCAAGGACTGCTGCGAGGACTTCAAGCGGCTGCGTGGGGTGGTGTCTCAATGTGAGCACTGCAAGCAGGAGAAGCTGCTGCATGAGAAGATCCGCTTCTCTGGAGTGGAGAAGAACTTCTGCAGCGAAG GGTGTGTGCTTCTTTACAAACAGGATTTCACCAAGAACCTGGGCCTGTGCTGCATCACCTGCACCTACTGTTCTCAGACCTGCCAGCGGGCGGTCACCGAGCAGCTGGAGGGCAGCACCTGGGACTTCTGTAGTGAAGACTGCAAAAGCAAATACTTGCTCTGGTACTTCAAG GCAGCTCGGTGCCATGCCTGCAAGCGTCAGGGGAAGCTGCTGGAAACCATCCACTGGCGGGGGCAAATCAAACACTTCTGCAACCAGCAGTGTCTGCTGCGATTTTACAATCAACAGAACCAGCCCAACCTGGACACGCAGAAGGGGCCGGAGAGCCTGCTGAACA GTCAGACTTCAGAGCCAAAACCACCTGCCCCTTCCCCACAGAAGACAGACACTAACGTG CTGTCGGCAAAGACCTCCTCAGCCCAGATGTCTCCAACCGCGCCACCTCCCCCGCCCCCTCCGGTTCCAGCCACCCCTCGGAAAAATAAAGCTGCCATGTGTAAACCACTGATGCAGAATCGGGGTGTTTCCTGCAAGGTAGAAATGAAGTCCAAAGGATGTCAGACAG AGGCTGACTGGAAGCCCCAGGTGATTGTGTTGCCAATCCCCGTCCCGATCTTCGTGCCTGTGCCTATGCATATGTACTGCCAGAAAGTACCTGTGCCTTTCTCCATGCCTGTCCCG GTGCCTGTGCCAATGTTCCTGCCCACCACGCTGGAGAGCACAGATAAGATTGTGGAGACCATTGAGGAGCTGAAGGTGAAAATCCCCTCCAATCCCCTGGAGGCTGACATACTGGCCATGGCCGAGATGATTGCAGAGGCTGAGGAACTGGACAAGGCTTCCTCGGACCTGTGCG ACCTGGTGAGTAACCAGAGTGCAGAGGGTCTCCTGGAGGACTGTGATCTGTTTGGACCGGCACGGGATGATGTGTTGGCTATGGCTGTCAAGATGGCAAATGTCCTCGATGAGCCGGGCCAGGACCTGGAAGCTGACTTCCCTAAGA aCCCTCTAGACATCAACCCCAGTGTGGACTTCCTCTTTGACTGTGGGCTGGTGGGACCTGATGATGTGTCAACAGAGCAGGATCTGCCTCGTGCTGTCCGAAAG GGGCAGAAGCGTCTGGTGCTCTCTGAAAGCTGTTCCCGAGACTCAGtgagcagccagcccagctgcacaGTGCTGAACTACTCATACGGTGTGAATGCCTGGAAGTCCTGGGTGCAAGCCAAGTATGCAGGGGGAGAGACCAGCAAGGGAGAGGAGCTACGCTTTGGCC CCAAGCCCATGAGGATAAAGGAAGACATCTTGGcctgcacagcagctgagctCAACTACGGCCTGGCCCAGTTTGTCAAGGAGATAACACGGCCCAATGGGGAGCGCTACGAACCGGACAGCATCTATTACCTCTGCCTTGGCATCCAGCAG TACCTGCTTGAGAACAATCGTATGGTGAATATATTTACAGACCTTTACTACCTGACCTTCGTGCAGGAGCTGAACAAATCCCTGAGCGGCTGGCAACCCACAATCTTACCAAATA ACACAGTTTTCTCACGTGTCGAGGAGGAGCACCTCTGGGAGTGCAAGCAGCTGGGCGTTTACTCACCCTTCGTGCTCCTCAACACCCTCATGTTTTTCAACACCAAGTTCTTTGGGCTGCAGACAGCGGAGGAGCACATGCAGCTCTCCTTCACCAACGTGGTGCGCCAGTCCCGCAAGTGCACCACAGCCCGTGGCATGACAAAGGTGGTGAGCATCCGCTACTACGCTCCTGCCAAGCAGAAGAAAGGCCGAG ATGGCGGCTCTGGAAAGCGGAAGCGCGAGGAGGAGGTACCGATGCTGGAGCAGCGGGAGAACAGGATGAACCCACTCCGATGCCCAGTCAAGTTCTATGAGTTTTACCTCTCCAAATG TCCTGAGAGTCTGCGAAACCGCAACGATGTCTTCTACCTGCAGCCCGAACGGTCGTGCATCGCCGAGTCCCCGCTCTGGTACTCGGTCATCCCCATGGACCGGAGCATGCTAGAGAGCATGCTGAACCGCATCCTGGCTGTGAGGGAGATCTACGAGGAGCACAGTCGGCTCAGCGGCCTGGAGGACGACATGGACTAA
- the ZMYM3 gene encoding zinc finger MYM-type protein 3 isoform X1, with amino-acid sequence MDSSEFSGSLDPLSLPDKPLIGDLPADMEFGEDLLGSQTASTQEVSVLQPPDWDQSKQMTADGDLDLLVKADSLSELNKSNNLVLDKPSVLNMLEKPDVLDDLDKTADLMELDKSEGLDGLYKAHPSQDVEDGPVDSSALSREALVPETWKEGEDAPKNDSEDLKEDGGAAAIPALSDDNAPESPQQPIPDSGDLSSTPATEEIAAQSSCPPMPPPQPNLKQTKKMRLKAPRKSSPMQREGLAGEAEVKLSPDNSTAVLPPEPTEENQAEEGDDSGNNSLKESRVQEASPPAGEGLSGKGSELPTEKEQKRSERARRSETARPETVNSSESIPVSDEDSDAMVDDPNDEDFVPFRTRRSTRMSLRTQMAQRAARSTVTKMTCANCRTPLQKGQTAYQRKGLPQLFCSSSCLTTFSKKPPGKKICTFCKKEIWNTKDSVVAQIGSGGSFHEFCTSVCLSLYEAQQHRPAPQSADALDTSRCSVCHKPGEIQHEVSNGNVVHRICSDACFTKFRATKGLKTNCCDNCGLYIYNKGLPLEYLFHEGQQKRFCNSACLNSYKKKNTRVYPCMWCKTLCKNFDMLPNVDRSGKMGLFCSICCTTSHKVKQSGLVGPPRPCSFCRKSLSEPCYYNKTDRVVYQFCSPSCWTKFQRTSPEGGIHLNCHYCHNLFSGKPEILDWQDKVYQFCCKDCCEDFKRLRGVVSQCEHCKQEKLLHEKIRFSGVEKNFCSEGCVLLYKQDFTKNLGLCCITCTYCSQTCQRAVTEQLEGSTWDFCSEDCKSKYLLWYFKAARCHACKRQGKLLETIHWRGQIKHFCNQQCLLRFYNQQNQPNLDTQKGPESLLNSQTSEPKPPAPSPQKTDTNVLSAKTSSAQMSPTAPPPPPPPVPATPRKNKAAMCKPLMQNRGVSCKVEMKSKGCQTEADWKPQVIVLPIPVPIFVPVPMHMYCQKVPVPFSMPVPVPVPMFLPTTLESTDKIVETIEELKVKIPSNPLEADILAMAEMIAEAEELDKASSDLCDLVSNQSAEGLLEDCDLFGPARDDVLAMAVKMANVLDEPGQDLEADFPKNPLDINPSVDFLFDCGLVGPDDVSTEQDLPRAVRKGQKRLVLSESCSRDSVSSQPSCTVLNYSYGVNAWKSWVQAKYAGGETSKGEELRFGPKPMRIKEDILACTAAELNYGLAQFVKEITRPNGERYEPDSIYYLCLGIQQYLLENNRMVNIFTDLYYLTFVQELNKSLSGWQPTILPNNTVFSRVEEEHLWECKQLGVYSPFVLLNTLMFFNTKFFGLQTAEEHMQLSFTNVVRQSRKCTTARGMTKVVSIRYYAPAKQKKGRDGGSGKRKREEEVPMLEQRENRMNPLRCPVKFYEFYLSKCPESLRNRNDVFYLQPERSCIAESPLWYSVIPMDRSMLESMLNRILAVREIYEEHSRLSGLEDDMD; translated from the exons ATGGATTCCAGTGAATTTTCGGGATCTTTGGACCCCCTGTCCTTGCCTGACAAGCCGCTTATTGGTGATCTCCCTGCTGACATGGAGTTTGGGGAAGATCTGCTGGGCTCACAAACAGCTTCTACCCAGGAAGTTTCAGTTCTTCAGCCCCCTGACTGGGATCAATCCAAGCAGATGACTGCAGATGGGGACTTGGACCTTCTGGTGAAAGCAGACAGCCTGTCTGAACTAAACAAATCAAACAACCTTGTTCTAGATAAACCTAGTGTCTTGAATATGCTGGAGAAACCTGATGTCTTAGATGACTTGGATAAAACTGCTGACTTGATGGAGCTAGATAAATCAGAGGGTCTGGATGGGCTGTATAAGGCACATCCTTCCCAGGATGTGGAGGATGGACCGGTGGACTCCTCTGCCCTCTCTAGAGAAGCCCTTGTTCCAGAAACAtggaaagaaggggaagatgCACCAAAAAATGATTCTGAGGACCTAAAGGAAgatggtggtgctgctgctaTTCCTGCACTGTCTGATGACAATGCCCCTGAATCACCCCAACAGCCCATTCCTGACTCAGGGGACCTCAGCAGTACCCCAGCCACAGAAGAAATCGCAGCACAATCCTCATGTCCACCAATGCCCCCCCCTCAACCCAATCTTAAACAGACAAAGAAGATGAGGTTGAAGGCACCAAGGAAAAGCTCACCCATGCagagggaagggctggcaggGGAAGCAGAGGTGAAACTGAGCCCAGACAACAGTACTGCAGTTTTGCCCCCTGAGCCCACGGAGGAAAaccaggcagaggaaggggatgACAGTGGGAACAACTCGCTTAAAGAAAGTCGTGTACAGGAAGCCTCACCACCAGCAG GAGAAGGCCTGTCTGGGAAGGGAAGCGAGCTGCCAACTGAGAAG GAGCAGAAAAGAAGTGAACGAGCCAGAAGATCAGAAACTGCCAGGCCTGAAACTGTGAACTCCTCTGAGAGCA TTCCGGTCTCTGACGAAGACTCTGATGCAATGGTGGATGATCCCAACGACGAGGATTTTGTTCCTTTTCGTACCCGACGCTCAACTCGTATGTCTTTACGTACTCAGATGGCTCAGCGAGCTGCCCGCTCTACTGTCACCAAGATGACTTGTGCCAACTGCCGGACCCCACTGCAGAAGGGCCAAACTGCCTACCAGCGTAAAGGGCTTCCTCAGCtcttctgctccagctcctgTCTCACCACCTTCTCAAAAAAACCACCTGGCAAGAAGATATGCACCTTCTGTAAAAA GGAGATCTGGAACACCAAGGACTCTGTGGTTGCCCAGATCGGTTCAGGCGGCTCTTTCCACGAGTTCTGCACCTCTGTCTGCCTCTCCCTCTATGaggcccagcagcacagaccaGCACCTCAGTCTGCAGATGCCTTGGACACCAGCCGCTGCAGCGTCTGCCACAAACCTGGCGAG ATCCAGCATGAGGTCAGCAATGGGAACGTGGTTCACCGCATCTGCAGCGACGCCTGCTTCACCAAGTTCCGGGCCACTAAGGGGCTGAAAACCAACTGCTGTGACAACTGTGGACTTTACATCTACAACAAGGGCTTGCCCCTGGAGTACCTCTTCCATGAAGGCCAGCAAAAACGCTTCTGCAACTCTGCCTGTCTCAACAGTTACAAGAAG AAGAACACTCGGGTCTACCCATGCATGTGGTGCAAGACGCTGTGCAAGAACTTCGACATGCTGCCCAACGTGGATCGTAGTGGCAAGATGGGCCTGTTCTGCTCCATTTGCTGCACTACCTCCCACAAAGTGAAGCAGTCAGGCTTGGTTG GTCCCCCTAGACCCTGCAGCTTCTGCAGAAAGAGTTTATCTGAACCCTGCTATTACAACAAGACAGACCGGGTTGTCTACCAGttctgcagccccagctgctggacCAAATTCCAG CGAACCAGCCCGGAAGGTGGGATCCACCTCAACTGCCATTACTGCCACAATCTTTTCAGTGGGAAGCCGGAGATCCTAGATTGGCAG GACAAGGTGTATCAGTTCTGCTGCAAGGACTGCTGCGAGGACTTCAAGCGGCTGCGTGGGGTGGTGTCTCAATGTGAGCACTGCAAGCAGGAGAAGCTGCTGCATGAGAAGATCCGCTTCTCTGGAGTGGAGAAGAACTTCTGCAGCGAAG GGTGTGTGCTTCTTTACAAACAGGATTTCACCAAGAACCTGGGCCTGTGCTGCATCACCTGCACCTACTGTTCTCAGACCTGCCAGCGGGCGGTCACCGAGCAGCTGGAGGGCAGCACCTGGGACTTCTGTAGTGAAGACTGCAAAAGCAAATACTTGCTCTGGTACTTCAAG GCAGCTCGGTGCCATGCCTGCAAGCGTCAGGGGAAGCTGCTGGAAACCATCCACTGGCGGGGGCAAATCAAACACTTCTGCAACCAGCAGTGTCTGCTGCGATTTTACAATCAACAGAACCAGCCCAACCTGGACACGCAGAAGGGGCCGGAGAGCCTGCTGAACA GTCAGACTTCAGAGCCAAAACCACCTGCCCCTTCCCCACAGAAGACAGACACTAACGTG CTGTCGGCAAAGACCTCCTCAGCCCAGATGTCTCCAACCGCGCCACCTCCCCCGCCCCCTCCGGTTCCAGCCACCCCTCGGAAAAATAAAGCTGCCATGTGTAAACCACTGATGCAGAATCGGGGTGTTTCCTGCAAGGTAGAAATGAAGTCCAAAGGATGTCAGACAG AGGCTGACTGGAAGCCCCAGGTGATTGTGTTGCCAATCCCCGTCCCGATCTTCGTGCCTGTGCCTATGCATATGTACTGCCAGAAAGTACCTGTGCCTTTCTCCATGCCTGTCCCG GTGCCTGTGCCAATGTTCCTGCCCACCACGCTGGAGAGCACAGATAAGATTGTGGAGACCATTGAGGAGCTGAAGGTGAAAATCCCCTCCAATCCCCTGGAGGCTGACATACTGGCCATGGCCGAGATGATTGCAGAGGCTGAGGAACTGGACAAGGCTTCCTCGGACCTGTGCG ACCTGGTGAGTAACCAGAGTGCAGAGGGTCTCCTGGAGGACTGTGATCTGTTTGGACCGGCACGGGATGATGTGTTGGCTATGGCTGTCAAGATGGCAAATGTCCTCGATGAGCCGGGCCAGGACCTGGAAGCTGACTTCCCTAAGA aCCCTCTAGACATCAACCCCAGTGTGGACTTCCTCTTTGACTGTGGGCTGGTGGGACCTGATGATGTGTCAACAGAGCAGGATCTGCCTCGTGCTGTCCGAAAG GGGCAGAAGCGTCTGGTGCTCTCTGAAAGCTGTTCCCGAGACTCAGtgagcagccagcccagctgcacaGTGCTGAACTACTCATACGGTGTGAATGCCTGGAAGTCCTGGGTGCAAGCCAAGTATGCAGGGGGAGAGACCAGCAAGGGAGAGGAGCTACGCTTTGGCC CCAAGCCCATGAGGATAAAGGAAGACATCTTGGcctgcacagcagctgagctCAACTACGGCCTGGCCCAGTTTGTCAAGGAGATAACACGGCCCAATGGGGAGCGCTACGAACCGGACAGCATCTATTACCTCTGCCTTGGCATCCAGCAG TACCTGCTTGAGAACAATCGTATGGTGAATATATTTACAGACCTTTACTACCTGACCTTCGTGCAGGAGCTGAACAAATCCCTGAGCGGCTGGCAACCCACAATCTTACCAAATA ACACAGTTTTCTCACGTGTCGAGGAGGAGCACCTCTGGGAGTGCAAGCAGCTGGGCGTTTACTCACCCTTCGTGCTCCTCAACACCCTCATGTTTTTCAACACCAAGTTCTTTGGGCTGCAGACAGCGGAGGAGCACATGCAGCTCTCCTTCACCAACGTGGTGCGCCAGTCCCGCAAGTGCACCACAGCCCGTGGCATGACAAAGGTGGTGAGCATCCGCTACTACGCTCCTGCCAAGCAGAAGAAAGGCCGAG ATGGCGGCTCTGGAAAGCGGAAGCGCGAGGAGGAGGTACCGATGCTGGAGCAGCGGGAGAACAGGATGAACCCACTCCGATGCCCAGTCAAGTTCTATGAGTTTTACCTCTCCAAATG TCCTGAGAGTCTGCGAAACCGCAACGATGTCTTCTACCTGCAGCCCGAACGGTCGTGCATCGCCGAGTCCCCGCTCTGGTACTCGGTCATCCCCATGGACCGGAGCATGCTAGAGAGCATGCTGAACCGCATCCTGGCTGTGAGGGAGATCTACGAGGAGCACAGTCGGCTCAGCGGCCTGGAGGACGACATGGACTAA
- the LOC143164356 gene encoding gap junction alpha-3 protein-like, translated as MGDWSLLGRLLESAQEHSTVVGKVWLTVLFIFRILVLGAAAERVWGDELSGFSCDTQQPGCQNACYDSTFPISHLRFWVLQIIFVSTPSLVYLGHILHLVHLEEKAQQQAAARASSGARRQRARQPRLPAGDMRVRVCMRGAILRTYVCNVVFKALLEVGFIVGQYALYGFQLKPLYTCSRWPCPNTVNCYISRPTEKTIFILFMLGVACVSLLLNLVEIYHLGLTKCRQGPGPKSRILPSPGGPARSHSTCITLPGSGSPVAAGRTPHGLAPLGKVGTWLGVASGSHGKARVADLAV; from the coding sequence ATGGGGGACTGGAGCCTGTTGGGGCGGCTACTGGAGAGCGCCCAGGAGCACTCCACAGTGGTGGGGAAGGTCTGGCTCACCGTCCTCTTCATCTTCCGCATCCtggtgctgggggcagctgcTGAGCGGGTCTGGGGTGATGAGCTGTCTGGCTTCTCCTGCGACACACAGCAGCCTGGCTGCCAGAATGCCTGCTACGACAGCACCTTCCCCATCTCCCACCTCCGCTTCTGGGTCCTGCAGATCATCTTTGTCTCCACTCCCAGCCTCGTGTACCTGGGCCACATCCTGCACTTGGTGCATCTGGAGGAGAAGGCGCAGCAGCAAGCGGCAGCACGGGCCAGCAGCGGGGCCAGGCGGCAGCGTGCCAGGCAGCCCCGGCTCCCTGCAGGGGACATGCGGGTACGGGTCTGCATGCGGGGGGCCATCCTGAGGACGTACGTCTGCAACGTCGTCTTCAAGGCTCTGTTGGAAGTGGGCTTCATTGTGGGCCAGTATGCCTTGTACGGGTTCCAGCTGAAGCCCCTCTACACCTGCAGCCGCTGGCCCTGCCCCAACACTGTCAACTGCTACATCTCCCGGCCCACCGAGAAGACCATCTTTATCCTCTTCATGCTGGGGGTGGCCTGCGTGTCCCTGCTGCTCAACCTGGTGGAGATCTACCACCTGGGTCTCACCAAGTGCCGGCAGGGGCCAGGCCCCAAGTCCCGCATCCTGCCCAgtcctggtggccctgcaaggTCCCACAGCACCTGCATCACCCTGCCTGGCAGtggcagccctgtggctgctggcagaACCCCCCATGGCCTGGCACCCTTGGGGAAAGTGGGTACATGGCTGGGGGTGGCCAGTGGGTCCCACGGGAAGGCGCGAGTGGCGGACCTGGCAGTGTGA
- the GJB1 gene encoding gap junction beta-1 protein, with protein sequence MNWAGLYTVLSGVNRHSTAIGRIWLSVIFIFRIMVLVVAAESVWGDEKSAFTCNTQQPGCNSVCYDHFFPISHIRLWALQLILVTTPALLVAMHVAYQQHQEKKLLVLRGHADPKHMEEVKKHKMRISGSLWWTYVCSVVFRLLFEAVFMYIFYMLYPGYQMVRLVKCEAYPCPNTVDCFISRPTEKTIFTVFMLVTSSICIVLNMAELVYLVVRACARRGQHNSNPPSGKGSFYGHKLSSEYKQNEINQLLTEQDGSLKDMLRRNPGLQEKGDRCSAC encoded by the coding sequence ATGAACTGGGCCGGCCTCTACACGGTGCTGAGCGGGGTGAACCGCCACTCCACTGCCATTGGGCGCATCTGGCTCTCCGTCATCTTCATCTTCCGGATAatggtgctggtggtggcagctGAGAGTGTCTGGGGGGACGAGAAATCTGCCTTCACCTGCAACACCCAGCAGCCTGGCTGCAACAGTGTCTGCTATGACCActtcttccccatctcccacATCCGTCTGTGGGCCCTGCAGCTCATCCTTGTCACCACGCCAGCCCTCCTTGTGGCCATGCACGTGGCCTAccagcagcaccaggagaagaagctgctggtgctgaggGGGCACGCGGACCCCAAGCACATGGAGGAGGTGAAGAAGCACAAGATGCGCATATCGGGCTCGCTGTGGTGGACATACGTCTGCAGTGTGGTCTTCAGGCTGCTCTTTGAGGCCGTGTTCATGTATATCTTCTACATGCTCTACCCGGGCTACCAGATGGTGCGGCTGGTCAAGTGCGAGGCTTACCCCTGTCCCAACACTGTTGACTGCTTCATCTCCCGGCCCACTGAGAAGACCATCTTCACCGTCTTCATGCTGGTCACCTCCAGCATCTGCATTGTCCTCAATATGGCAGAGCTGGTCTACCTGGTGGTGCGGGCCTGTGCCCGCCGAGGCCAGCACAACTCCAACCCCCCGTCAGGGAAGGGCTCCTTCTACGGGCACAAGCTCTCCTCCGAGTACAAGCAGAACGAGATCAACCAGCTGCTGACAGAGCAGGATGGCTCCCTCAAGGACATGCTGCGCCGCAACCCCGGGCTGCAGGAGAAGGGCGACCGCTGCTCTGCCTGCTAG